One genomic window of uncultured Methanobrevibacter sp. includes the following:
- a CDS encoding universal stress protein produces the protein MYKRILVPTDGSEFAKKAQKHALFLAKVSGAEIIAVSVTENNFVNGLPLDDEVYQLNQILKERSEENLKEFDELNVDDLKITHVIREGSPAKVILEVAGEEDVDLIVMGSSGKSGFDRFIMGSVADKVVNSAKCAVLVVH, from the coding sequence ATGTATAAAAGAATATTGGTCCCTACTGATGGATCAGAATTTGCAAAAAAAGCTCAAAAACATGCTTTGTTTTTAGCAAAGGTTAGTGGAGCTGAAATAATCGCTGTGAGTGTCACAGAAAACAATTTTGTTAACGGACTTCCATTGGATGATGAAGTATACCAGTTAAATCAAATTCTAAAGGAAAGATCAGAAGAGAATCTCAAGGAATTTGATGAATTGAATGTTGATGATTTAAAGATTACTCATGTGATTAGAGAAGGTTCTCCGGCTAAAGTAATATTGGAAGTTGCTGGAGAGGAAGATGTCGATTTAATCGTTATGGGTAGTTCTGGTAAATCTGGCTTCGATAGATTTATTATGGGCAGTGTAGCAGACAAGGTTGTAAATTCAGCCAAATGTGCAGTGCTCGTTGTACATTAA